The following proteins come from a genomic window of Leucoraja erinacea ecotype New England chromosome 1, Leri_hhj_1, whole genome shotgun sequence:
- the LOC129702808 gene encoding importin subunit alpha-3-like, which produces MDMADNNKLDNQRIKNFKKKGRDLETVRRQQNEIVVELRKIKRDEHYLKRRNVLVGNEESDPDGDVKLQSVSLEEIIRNAASDNQEIQLNGVQAARELISSEYAPSIGDLITSGILPLLMHCSEQDQNHPLQLEAVWALANIAYGSSEHTEALIKLNAVPLLLNLLSSPHQDVCEQALLALGNIIADGPKYRDYVISLGVIKPLLAFVSCSVPLGLLHTITWVIVNLCRQKDPPLPKEIVQEILPALCVLIQHNDVHTLIDSVLALSYITDAEDDQIQIVIDSGIVPHLVPLFGHQEVNIQTATLRAVGNIVTGTDEQAQVVLNCGALTYFSALLTNSNARLSKDAVWFLSNVTAGNQQQEQAVISANLIPLVINLMENGDFATQKETAWVIANLANSGRKEQIDYLIEQNAIIPFCKLLTLMDPQIVIVVLDGLSNIISTANDKTELIANQIEECGGLQLIEQLQLHENEEIYKLAYDILDQLTAEDEDSSYLVTTKMEDSKLHFNSGDPERGFQI; this is translated from the coding sequence ATGGATATGGCTGATAACAATAAGTTGGATAATCAAAGAATTAAGAACTTCAAGAAGAAAGGGCGAGATCTCGAGACGGTGAGACGACAACAGAATGAGATTGTTGTTGAGCTGAGAAAAATCAAGAGAGATGAACACTACTTAAAGCGGAGGAATGTTCTCGTTGGCAATGAAGAATCTGATCCGGATGGTGATGTCAAACTTCAGAGTGTATCATTAGAAGAAATAATTAGAAATGCAGCGAGTGATAACCAGGAAATTCAGCTCAATGGTGTGCAAGCTGCCAGAGAGTTGATCTCCAGTGAATATGCGCCTTCAATCGGTGATTTAATCACCTCTGGCATTTTGCCACTTCTAATGCATTGCTCGGAACAGGACCAAAATCATCCATTACAGCTGGAAGCAGTGTGGGCTTTGGCAAATATTGCTTATGGTTCTTCAGAGCACACAGAGGCTCTGATTAAATTAAATGCAGTCCCACTCTTGTTAAACCTGCTGAGCTCCCCACATCAGGATGTATGTGAGCAAGCACTCTTGGCCTTGGGCAATATCATAGCCGATGGGCCCAAATATAGAGATTATGTCATTAGTTTAGGAGTGATAAAACCTTTACTTGCTTTTGTCAGTTGTTCAGTTCCCCTTGGTCTGCTTCACACAATCACATGGGTCATTGTCAATCTCTGCCGTCAGAAGGATCCTCCGCTGCCAAAGGAAATCGTTCAAGAGATTCTTCCAGCTCTGTGTGTCCTTATTCAGCACAATGATGTTCACACGTTAATAGACTCCGTCTTGGCTTTGTCCTACATAACCGATGCTGAAGATGACCAGATTCAGATTGTTATAGATTCAGGAATTGTTCCTCATTTGGTGCCTCTTTTTGGCCACCAGGAAGTTAATATTCAGACTGCAACATTGCGAGCTGTAGGAAATATAGTAACGGGTACTGATGAACAAGCACAAGTAGTCTTGAACTGCGGAGCCCTTACTTATTTCTCAGCATTGTTAACTAATTCCAATGCAAGACTTAGTAAAGATGCTGTATGGTTTCTTTCCAATGTCACTGCTGGCAACCAGCAGCAAGAACAGGCAGTGATCAGTGCCAACCTCATTCCTCTGGTTATTAACCTAATGGAAAATGGTGACTTCGCAACTCAGAAGGAAACTGCTTGGGTCATAGCCAATCTAGCTAATAGTGGCAGAAAAGAACAGATTGATTATCTCATTGAACAAAATGCAATCATTCCATTTTGCAAGCTCCTTACGCTGATGGATCCTCAGATAGTTATAGTAGTGCTGGATGGGTTAAGCAATATCATAAGTACAGCAAATGATAAAACTGAACTGATTGCAAATCAAATTGAAGAATGTGGAGGTTTGCAACTAATTGAGCAGTTACAACTGCATGAAAATGAGGAAATATATAAACTGGCATATGATATCCTTGATCAGTTGACAGCTGAGGACGAGGATAGCTCTTATCTGGTAACAACAAAAATGGAAGATTCCAAACTTCATTTTAATTCAGGCGATCCAGAGAGAGGGTTTCAGATCTAA